Proteins encoded in a region of the Flavobacteriaceae bacterium HL-DH10 genome:
- a CDS encoding glycoside hydrolase family 2 TIM barrel-domain containing protein — translation MKNFIFCVLVILCQNTFSQNDWENPRMFQQNKEKARASFFTYSTLEKAKLNDPKNEENIKCLNGNWKFNFTDHSDQGIPDFQKVGFDDSKWDEIPVPGNWELNGFGYPNYTNMDYPFEKNPPFIKASQNAVGSYITYFNVDKNWLKSDVYIQLGSVKSGYYLWVNGKKVGYNQDSKLPAEFNITPYLKEGTNKLAVKVFKFTDGSYLEDQDFWRLSGIQRDVYLFARPKIQIRDFFAKALLGANYKNGAFSLETEIKNTSNKKASHLKLQYQILDADGTEILSNESTFNSKGSSVNTLNFTGEILDVNKWSAENPYLYTLLIDLKDSKGKTIEASSIKIGFRTTEIKGGQLLVNGKPILLKGVNRHEHNQDFGHVVNKEDMLADIKMMKQNNINAVRTCHYPDMPLWYKLCDQYGLYLYDEANIESHGMGYNPENTLANNSAWKAAHVERITNMVKRDKNHPSIIVWSMGNEAGDGPNFLAGYKAILELDKNRPIHYERAERLSDVKEQHTDIIGNMYQSIEGVEQWLETDAKRPFIWCEYAHAMGNSSGNFKEYWDLVRSNKQLQGGFIWDWMDQGLTKYNAEGVKFWAYGGHFEPEGVHHDNNFCFNGLVDPDMTPHPGLFEVKKEYQNIHFKNLKVSEGIITIENENFFSGLEDYIIRWELLENGAVIQKGVFNPTGVLPQTDKEFKLGLKDFNQKNGKEYFLNIYALQGEETELIPFGHRVATQQFALTTFDKMVVKAITSNQIQVIDASEVIHITGEDFDIQISKKTGAISSYKLNNYELMNEPLVPTFWRAPTDNDFGNKMPERCEVWKEVVNNTMLVSINYKKVSSFEVIVNSKLKLPTVEGDIDIEYTIYGNGKIDVNYKFKASKSDLSEIPRIGMVFRMPKEFANLEYYGRGPWENYIDRNTAAFVGKYSSKVANQYVAYGRPQENGHKTDVRWLSLKNQIGLGFEIEANGETIEFNALHHSTNDFDPGKKKLLRTPADIKDRDFVEVHIDHKMMGVGGDTSWGAKPHASYMYYANKTYQYSFSINPKF, via the coding sequence ATGAAAAACTTCATTTTCTGCGTACTCGTAATTCTTTGTCAAAATACATTTAGTCAAAACGATTGGGAGAATCCAAGAATGTTTCAACAAAATAAAGAAAAAGCAAGAGCTTCTTTTTTTACATATTCAACATTAGAAAAAGCCAAGCTCAATGATCCGAAAAATGAAGAAAACATTAAGTGTTTAAACGGCAATTGGAAGTTTAATTTTACAGATCATTCAGATCAAGGTATACCAGATTTTCAAAAGGTTGGTTTTGATGACAGCAAATGGGATGAAATTCCTGTGCCTGGTAATTGGGAGTTAAATGGATTTGGATACCCTAATTATACTAATATGGATTACCCATTTGAGAAAAATCCACCTTTTATAAAAGCATCACAAAACGCAGTAGGATCATATATAACGTATTTTAACGTAGATAAAAATTGGTTAAAAAGTGACGTTTACATTCAATTAGGTTCTGTTAAATCGGGTTATTATTTATGGGTAAATGGAAAAAAAGTTGGTTACAATCAAGACTCTAAACTTCCTGCAGAATTTAATATAACACCTTATTTGAAAGAAGGAACTAATAAGTTAGCAGTTAAAGTTTTTAAGTTTACAGATGGTAGTTATTTAGAGGATCAAGATTTTTGGAGATTATCAGGAATTCAACGCGATGTATATCTTTTTGCCAGACCAAAAATTCAAATAAGAGATTTTTTTGCCAAAGCATTATTAGGTGCTAACTATAAAAACGGTGCATTTAGTTTAGAAACCGAAATCAAGAATACTTCTAATAAAAAAGCATCTCATTTAAAATTACAATATCAAATTCTAGATGCAGATGGAACAGAAATACTGTCAAATGAATCTACTTTTAATTCTAAAGGTTCTAGTGTCAATACGCTAAATTTTACAGGTGAAATACTAGATGTAAATAAATGGTCTGCCGAAAATCCATATTTATATACATTATTGATTGATCTAAAAGATAGCAAAGGCAAAACCATTGAAGCCTCTTCAATAAAAATAGGGTTTAGAACTACCGAAATAAAAGGTGGGCAATTGTTGGTAAATGGTAAACCAATTCTGTTAAAAGGGGTAAATCGTCATGAACACAATCAAGATTTTGGACATGTTGTTAACAAAGAAGATATGTTGGCAGACATCAAAATGATGAAACAGAATAATATTAACGCGGTTCGTACTTGTCATTACCCAGATATGCCATTGTGGTATAAGCTATGTGATCAATACGGTTTGTATCTGTATGATGAAGCGAATATAGAATCTCATGGTATGGGCTATAATCCAGAAAACACACTAGCCAACAATTCAGCTTGGAAAGCAGCTCATGTAGAACGAATTACCAATATGGTAAAGCGAGATAAAAACCATCCGTCTATAATTGTTTGGAGTATGGGTAATGAAGCAGGTGATGGACCTAATTTTTTAGCTGGTTATAAAGCTATTTTAGAACTAGACAAAAACAGACCAATACATTATGAGCGTGCTGAGAGATTATCGGACGTTAAAGAACAGCACACCGATATTATAGGTAACATGTACCAATCTATAGAAGGTGTTGAACAATGGTTAGAGACAGATGCTAAAAGGCCTTTTATTTGGTGTGAATATGCACATGCTATGGGAAATAGTAGTGGGAACTTTAAAGAATATTGGGATCTAGTAAGAAGTAATAAACAATTACAAGGTGGCTTTATTTGGGATTGGATGGATCAAGGTTTAACAAAATATAATGCTGAAGGTGTTAAATTTTGGGCTTATGGCGGACATTTTGAACCAGAAGGTGTGCACCATGATAATAACTTTTGTTTTAACGGATTGGTCGATCCAGACATGACGCCACACCCAGGTTTGTTTGAAGTTAAAAAAGAATATCAAAACATCCATTTTAAAAATCTAAAAGTTTCGGAAGGTATTATTACTATAGAAAACGAAAACTTTTTTTCTGGTTTAGAAGATTATATCATTCGTTGGGAGTTATTGGAGAACGGTGCCGTAATACAAAAAGGTGTTTTCAACCCAACAGGTGTTTTGCCACAAACGGACAAAGAATTCAAATTAGGATTAAAGGATTTTAATCAAAAAAACGGAAAAGAATATTTTTTAAATATTTATGCATTACAAGGAGAAGAAACCGAATTGATTCCTTTTGGACATAGAGTAGCTACTCAACAGTTTGCTTTAACAACATTTGATAAAATGGTTGTTAAAGCAATAACTTCAAATCAAATACAGGTTATAGATGCATCAGAAGTAATCCATATTACTGGCGAGGATTTCGACATCCAGATATCTAAAAAAACAGGTGCTATCTCATCTTACAAATTGAATAATTATGAACTGATGAATGAGCCTTTGGTGCCAACGTTTTGGAGAGCTCCAACAGATAACGATTTTGGTAATAAAATGCCAGAACGTTGTGAGGTGTGGAAAGAGGTCGTGAATAATACAATGCTAGTAAGTATCAATTATAAAAAAGTATCTTCATTTGAAGTAATAGTTAATTCTAAGCTTAAATTACCAACTGTAGAAGGTGATATAGATATTGAATATACTATTTATGGTAACGGGAAAATAGATGTGAATTATAAATTTAAAGCCTCTAAATCTGATTTATCTGAAATACCACGTATTGGTATGGTTTTCAGAATGCCTAAAGAATTTGCTAATCTTGAATACTATGGTCGCGGTCCTTGGGAAAATTACATTGATAGAAATACAGCAGCTTTTGTAGGTAAGTACAGTTCAAAAGTAGCAAATCAATATGTTGCTTATGGTAGACCACAAGAAAACGGCCATAAAACAGATGTTAGATGGCTTAGTTTGAAAAATCAAATAGGTTTAGGCTTTGAAATTGAGGCAAACGGAGAAACGATAGAGTTTAATGCCTTGCACCATAGTACTAATGATTTTGATCCTGGAAAGAAAAAACTATTAAGAACCCCAGCAGATATAAAAGATAGAGATTTTGTTGAAGTTCATATAGATCATAAAATGATGGGTGTTGGCGGAGATACGAGTTGGGGAGCCAAACCACATGCGTCATATATGTATTATGCGAATAAAACGTATCAATATTCGTTTTCTATAAATCCCAAGTTTTAA
- a CDS encoding family 43 glycosylhydrolase, with the protein MMIKIIKRLKVLQKVSYLCFLFLIIFSCKQKAESKKVEKPALVKITNPIVDGFFADPSMVKFDGKYYMYATIDPWGGDELAVFESSDFKNWEQKHINWPTKEACISPTSNNSRVWAPSVIQANNGKFYMYISVGSEVWAGVSDKPLGPWKNAKEDKTPFIKGDMFPEYHMIDAEAFIDDDGQAYLYWGSGLNWVNGHCFIVKLNSDMVSFNEEDIKDITPPHYFEAPFMLKRSNKYYLMYSDGKCTNSTYKVRYSVGETPFGPWTEGKNSPILSTSKDSTTLGPGHHAMFKENNQDYILYHRIKDNKNDTLLREIAVDSLNFDSEGNMLKVVPQDGIISFINN; encoded by the coding sequence ATGATGATTAAAATTATTAAACGATTAAAAGTACTTCAAAAGGTATCATATTTATGCTTTCTATTTTTAATAATATTCAGTTGCAAACAAAAAGCAGAATCTAAAAAAGTAGAAAAGCCTGCATTAGTAAAAATAACCAACCCTATCGTTGACGGTTTTTTTGCAGATCCAAGCATGGTTAAATTTGATGGCAAGTATTATATGTATGCCACTATAGATCCTTGGGGAGGCGATGAGTTAGCTGTATTTGAATCATCAGATTTTAAAAATTGGGAACAAAAGCATATTAATTGGCCAACTAAAGAGGCTTGTATATCACCAACATCCAATAATAGTAGGGTTTGGGCTCCTAGTGTAATTCAGGCCAATAACGGAAAATTTTATATGTACATCTCTGTAGGGAGTGAAGTTTGGGCTGGTGTTAGCGATAAGCCATTAGGGCCTTGGAAAAATGCTAAAGAAGACAAAACTCCATTTATAAAAGGAGATATGTTTCCTGAATACCACATGATAGATGCTGAGGCTTTTATTGACGATGATGGACAAGCTTACCTATATTGGGGTTCTGGTTTAAATTGGGTAAATGGACATTGCTTTATTGTTAAATTGAATAGCGATATGGTGTCTTTTAATGAAGAAGACATAAAAGATATTACACCGCCTCATTACTTTGAAGCGCCATTTATGTTAAAGAGAAGCAATAAATATTATTTAATGTATTCAGATGGGAAATGTACAAATAGTACATATAAGGTTAGGTATTCAGTAGGAGAAACTCCTTTTGGTCCATGGACAGAAGGTAAGAATAGTCCAATATTATCAACATCAAAAGATTCTACAACCTTAGGCCCTGGACATCATGCTATGTTTAAAGAAAACAATCAAGATTATATTTTATACCATAGAATTAAAGATAATAAAAATGATACCCTTTTAAGAGAAATAGCTGTGGATAGTTTAAACTTTGATTCAGAAGGCAACATGTTAAAAGTAGTTCCGCAAGATGGTATAATTAGTTTTATAAATAATTAG
- a CDS encoding alpha-N-acetylglucosaminidase produces MSCKNTEETKSSFAVIEKLIGNRANEFELSIIEKTQSNNEDWFEVKTTDNKVTIKGTSNTTICYAAYSFLKDIGAVLVSWEGNRIDLPKTWPTYSKKGTTPFKYREYLNACVFGYTTPWWDWERWSKEIDWMALHGINLPTALEGQEIVWQQLWKEYGVSDGELQEHFAGPAFLPWQRMGNINSHEGVLPQEWINKKSDIQKRILQKMRALDMHPVVPAFSGYVPKAFAEQHLDSKISELSAWAGGGFESTYLLDPKDPLFKEIGIRFIELYTKLYGESNFYLADSFNEIEPPVSKEHKNEELSDYGKIIYETIDEAAPGATWVMQGWLFGNDKEFWTKEATKSFLNKVPNDRLIIQDYANDRYKVWENQEAFYGKQWTYGYVHNYGGSNPVYGDLNFYNQELKSLLSRSNKGYLVGYGVMPEGLNNNSVVYEYIYDLPWAQGQEPVKNWLKTYLNARYGKTPKPVFKAWQLLIESVYSTKYWETRWWDSRAGAYLFFKRPTLKISTFKASPGDKEKLKQALDILVKESKNYDKNSLFHYDLIEASRQYGSLIIDDLLIECVKAYNDKNIEKADALFNDIEKKALELDNMLSGQPLNNLNYWLTSAWDYGESPEISKIYLKNAKMLITMWGGNDHLNDYASKSWQGMYKEFYWPRWKMFLQALRVSAVNNKPFDELKERQLIKEWETNWCKNDDMHYLNTKNFQSH; encoded by the coding sequence ATGTCATGTAAAAATACTGAAGAAACAAAAAGTTCATTTGCCGTTATAGAAAAACTTATAGGTAATCGTGCAAATGAATTTGAACTAAGTATTATAGAAAAAACACAGTCTAATAATGAAGATTGGTTTGAGGTTAAAACAACAGACAACAAAGTTACTATTAAAGGAACATCTAACACAACTATTTGTTATGCAGCCTATAGTTTTCTTAAAGATATTGGAGCTGTTTTAGTGAGTTGGGAAGGTAATAGAATTGATTTACCTAAAACATGGCCTACATATTCTAAAAAAGGAACAACGCCTTTTAAATACAGAGAATATTTAAATGCTTGTGTGTTCGGTTATACAACGCCTTGGTGGGATTGGGAGCGTTGGTCTAAGGAGATAGATTGGATGGCATTACATGGCATTAATTTACCAACAGCACTTGAGGGGCAAGAAATTGTTTGGCAACAATTATGGAAAGAATACGGGGTGTCTGATGGTGAATTACAGGAACATTTTGCGGGACCTGCATTTTTACCTTGGCAACGCATGGGTAATATAAATAGTCATGAAGGTGTATTACCGCAAGAATGGATTAATAAAAAGTCAGATATTCAGAAAAGAATATTGCAAAAAATGAGGGCACTAGACATGCATCCTGTTGTACCAGCTTTTAGTGGCTATGTGCCAAAAGCATTTGCAGAACAACACCTTGATTCAAAAATAAGTGAATTAAGTGCTTGGGCCGGTGGTGGTTTTGAAAGCACTTATTTATTAGATCCAAAAGACCCTCTATTTAAAGAAATAGGTATACGTTTTATTGAATTATATACTAAGTTATACGGCGAGTCAAATTTTTATTTAGCCGATTCTTTTAATGAAATTGAACCTCCTGTATCCAAAGAACACAAGAATGAAGAATTATCAGATTATGGGAAAATTATCTATGAAACCATAGATGAAGCTGCTCCAGGGGCAACATGGGTCATGCAAGGTTGGCTTTTTGGTAATGATAAAGAATTTTGGACAAAAGAAGCTACCAAATCTTTTTTAAACAAAGTGCCTAACGACAGACTTATCATTCAAGACTATGCTAATGATAGATATAAAGTTTGGGAAAATCAAGAAGCCTTTTATGGTAAGCAATGGACCTATGGCTATGTACATAATTATGGGGGTTCAAATCCTGTTTATGGCGATTTAAACTTTTACAATCAGGAACTTAAAAGCTTATTGAGTCGCTCTAATAAAGGGTATCTAGTGGGTTATGGTGTTATGCCAGAAGGGTTAAATAATAACTCTGTAGTTTATGAATATATTTATGATCTTCCTTGGGCACAAGGGCAAGAACCAGTGAAAAATTGGTTAAAAACGTATTTAAATGCTAGGTATGGAAAAACGCCTAAACCCGTTTTTAAGGCTTGGCAATTACTCATAGAATCTGTATATAGTACAAAATATTGGGAAACACGTTGGTGGGATAGTAGAGCAGGAGCATATTTGTTTTTTAAACGACCTACATTAAAAATATCAACGTTTAAAGCAAGCCCAGGCGATAAAGAAAAGTTAAAACAAGCTTTGGATATTTTGGTTAAGGAATCAAAAAACTATGATAAAAACAGTCTTTTTCATTATGATTTAATAGAAGCATCCAGACAGTATGGCTCTTTAATTATTGATGATTTATTAATAGAATGTGTTAAAGCCTATAATGATAAAAATATAGAAAAAGCAGATGCTCTATTTAATGATATTGAGAAAAAAGCTTTAGAATTAGATAACATGCTTTCAGGGCAACCCTTAAACAATCTAAACTATTGGTTAACATCAGCTTGGGATTATGGAGAGTCTCCTGAAATATCAAAAATTTATTTAAAAAATGCTAAAATGCTAATTACTATGTGGGGTGGTAATGATCATTTAAATGATTATGCATCTAAATCATGGCAAGGGATGTATAAAGAATTTTATTGGCCAAGGTGGAAAATGTTTTTGCAAGCACTTAGAGTATCCGCAGTAAATAATAAACCTTTCGACGAATTAAAAGAAAGGCAATTAATAAAAGAATGGGAAACAAATTGGTGCAAAAATGATGACATGCATTACTTAAATACTAAAAATTTCCAATCACATTAA
- a CDS encoding sugar MFS transporter, which produces MKQTTISSNNTLVPIIIIASLFFIFGFVTWINGALIPFMKTINELTDAQSYFVATASYISFVVMALPASYILNKIGYRKGMSLGLIIMAIGAMVFIPAAEARTYWVFLSGIFIQGIGMTLLQTAANPYITILGPIESGAKRIAIMGIANKTAGALGSLIFGALLLSGIDDVKEKLGSVSIQEKNVLLDTMADSVFMPYLIMAIVLFVLGLLIRKAPLPHVEAIEAKEIKEGETTKTSIFQFPNLWLGVLTLFVYVGAEVIAGDTIIAYGISLGFSAVDAKFFTTFTLLAMVATYALGVILIPKYLKQGMALKISAVLGIVFSICILFTSGFTSVLFVAFLGISNALVWPAVWPLTLDGLGKSTKTASALLIMAISGGAIIPPLYGRLVDANTKQLIVNGMNESEAIASAATSSYWILIPCYSIILFFAVWGHKYKSWSRE; this is translated from the coding sequence ATGAAACAGACCACTATTTCATCCAATAATACGTTAGTTCCTATCATCATTATTGCCAGTCTATTTTTTATTTTCGGTTTTGTCACTTGGATAAATGGTGCATTGATACCATTTATGAAAACTATTAATGAACTAACCGATGCACAATCTTATTTTGTAGCTACAGCGTCCTATATTTCATTTGTTGTTATGGCGTTGCCTGCTTCTTATATTCTAAACAAAATCGGATATAGAAAAGGGATGTCTTTAGGCTTAATTATAATGGCTATTGGAGCTATGGTATTTATACCTGCAGCAGAAGCAAGAACCTATTGGGTATTTTTATCAGGTATTTTTATTCAAGGAATAGGAATGACTTTGTTACAAACAGCCGCCAACCCTTATATCACCATTTTGGGACCTATTGAAAGTGGAGCAAAACGTATTGCTATTATGGGTATTGCAAACAAAACGGCAGGAGCTTTGGGCTCATTGATTTTTGGAGCTTTATTACTCTCTGGAATAGATGACGTAAAAGAGAAATTAGGAAGTGTATCTATTCAAGAAAAAAATGTCCTTTTAGACACTATGGCCGATAGTGTTTTTATGCCCTATTTAATTATGGCAATTGTTTTATTTGTTTTAGGACTGTTGATTAGAAAGGCACCATTGCCACATGTAGAAGCAATAGAAGCTAAAGAAATAAAAGAAGGAGAAACAACAAAAACCAGTATTTTTCAATTTCCTAATTTATGGTTAGGAGTACTAACATTATTCGTTTATGTAGGAGCAGAAGTGATAGCTGGAGATACTATTATTGCGTATGGAATATCTTTAGGGTTCTCTGCCGTAGATGCAAAATTCTTCACCACATTTACCCTTTTAGCGATGGTGGCTACTTACGCTTTAGGAGTTATTTTAATTCCTAAATATTTAAAACAGGGTATGGCTCTTAAAATTAGTGCTGTATTAGGAATAGTTTTTAGCATATGTATATTATTTACATCAGGGTTTACATCGGTACTTTTTGTCGCATTTTTAGGTATTTCAAATGCTTTGGTTTGGCCAGCTGTTTGGCCTTTAACTTTGGATGGTTTGGGCAAATCTACTAAAACAGCATCTGCTTTATTAATTATGGCAATTTCAGGCGGAGCCATAATTCCTCCATTATACGGAAGGTTGGTAGATGCTAATACAAAACAACTTATTGTTAATGGAATGAATGAATCTGAAGCCATAGCATCAGCTGCTACAAGTAGTTATTGGATTTTAATTCCCTGTTATTCCATCATATTGTTTTTTGCTGTGTGGGGACATAAATATAAAAGTTGGTCTAGAGAATAG
- the nagB gene encoding glucosamine-6-phosphate deaminase gives MLNSSIDKATSFEKRFENVETIVYENSTEASKSVAREIADLIRVKQNQKQPCILGLATGSSPKGLYAELVRLHKEEGLSFKNVVSFNLDEYYPMEPDSINSYVRFMKEQLFNHIDILPENYHVPDGLLLKEEIAEYCNAYEAKIEALGGLDLQILGIGGNGHIGFNESGSLQNSKTRLVALDHITRVAASNDFSGLNNTPRTAITLGVKKIMEAKRVILLAWGEGKSNIINASVEGTVTNLVPASFLQEHNNATFVLDKSAASKLTRINTPWLVEKVDWSDNLIKKAVLGLALHLKKPILMLTDADYIENGMSDLLADSGPAYDINIQIFNKLQNTITGWPGGKPNADDSKRPERAEPAKKRVLIFSPHPDDDIISMGGTFKRLQEQGHEVHVGYQTSGNIAVADDEALRFASFVCDYNDKFGIESEDAVNIYKKAITFLKNKKASEIDIEEVRYIKGLIRKGEAQSTCYFVGLPDSQIHFMELPFYETGSIEKKPLGEKDIQLTMDLIDKIKPHQIYAAGDLADPHGTHKVCLDAIFAAVKALKPKKFMKDCWVWLYRGAWQEWNVDEIEMAVPMGPDQVLEKRKGIFKHQSQKDGVVFQGADSREFWQRAEDRNKETAQIYHQLGLSHYAAMEAFVRWDY, from the coding sequence ATGTTAAATAGTAGTATAGATAAAGCAACAAGTTTTGAAAAGCGATTTGAAAATGTAGAAACTATAGTTTACGAAAATTCAACAGAAGCTTCTAAGTCTGTAGCCAGAGAAATAGCAGATCTAATAAGAGTTAAGCAAAACCAGAAACAGCCCTGTATATTAGGATTGGCAACAGGATCTTCTCCTAAAGGATTGTATGCCGAATTAGTAAGGTTGCATAAAGAAGAAGGTTTAAGTTTTAAAAATGTGGTATCATTCAATTTAGATGAATACTATCCTATGGAGCCAGATTCTATAAATAGTTATGTCCGTTTTATGAAAGAACAGCTGTTTAACCATATCGATATATTGCCGGAAAATTATCATGTGCCAGACGGTTTACTTTTAAAGGAAGAAATAGCCGAATATTGTAATGCTTATGAAGCAAAAATTGAAGCTTTAGGAGGTTTAGATTTGCAGATTTTAGGCATTGGTGGTAATGGTCATATTGGGTTTAACGAATCAGGATCACTTCAAAACTCAAAAACTAGATTAGTAGCTTTAGATCACATTACAAGAGTAGCGGCTAGTAATGATTTTTCTGGTTTGAATAATACACCAAGAACCGCAATTACTTTAGGTGTTAAAAAAATAATGGAAGCTAAACGCGTAATTTTATTGGCTTGGGGCGAAGGAAAATCAAATATAATAAACGCCTCGGTAGAAGGAACGGTTACCAATCTGGTACCAGCTTCTTTTTTGCAGGAACATAACAATGCTACATTTGTACTGGATAAATCTGCTGCATCAAAATTAACGCGTATCAATACACCTTGGCTAGTTGAAAAGGTGGATTGGTCAGATAACCTCATAAAAAAGGCTGTTTTAGGCTTAGCGTTACATTTAAAGAAACCTATCTTGATGCTTACCGATGCTGATTATATTGAAAATGGAATGAGCGATTTATTAGCAGACTCAGGTCCAGCTTACGATATTAATATTCAAATATTCAATAAATTACAAAATACCATTACAGGTTGGCCAGGTGGTAAACCGAATGCAGATGATAGTAAACGGCCAGAGCGTGCCGAACCAGCCAAAAAGCGAGTACTCATTTTTAGTCCTCACCCAGATGATGATATTATAAGTATGGGTGGAACATTTAAGCGTTTACAAGAGCAAGGACATGAAGTACATGTAGGATATCAAACTTCTGGTAATATTGCGGTAGCAGATGATGAAGCATTAAGGTTTGCAAGTTTTGTATGTGATTATAATGACAAATTTGGAATTGAAAGTGAAGATGCAGTAAACATCTATAAAAAAGCAATTACTTTTCTTAAAAACAAAAAGGCTAGTGAGATAGATATTGAAGAAGTAAGATATATAAAAGGTCTAATAAGAAAAGGAGAAGCCCAATCTACTTGTTATTTTGTTGGTTTACCAGATAGTCAAATTCATTTTATGGAGCTTCCTTTTTATGAGACAGGCAGTATTGAGAAAAAACCTTTAGGAGAAAAGGATATACAATTAACCATGGATTTGATAGATAAAATTAAACCTCACCAAATTTATGCGGCAGGCGATTTAGCAGATCCTCATGGAACCCATAAAGTATGTTTAGATGCCATTTTTGCTGCAGTAAAAGCATTAAAACCTAAAAAATTTATGAAAGATTGTTGGGTTTGGTTGTATAGAGGTGCATGGCAAGAATGGAATGTCGATGAAATTGAAATGGCCGTACCAATGGGGCCAGATCAAGTGCTTGAAAAGCGTAAAGGAATTTTTAAACATCAATCACAGAAGGATGGCGTCGTGTTTCAAGGAGCAGATAGTAGAGAATTCTGGCAACGTGCCGAAGACAGAAACAAAGAAACTGCACAAATATACCATCAATTAGGATTATCGCACTACGCAGCTATGGAAGCTTTTGTGAGATGGGACTATTAG